The stretch of DNA TGTTTGATATTCCTTTAAATGATGAGGAAAAGACCATGATAGCTGATGCTGTTACAAAAGCAGAAAAAACAGATGCTATTATTTTATTTGTGGGAGAAGAAAAAGAGATGGTAGGCGAAAATTTAAGTAGAACAAGTTTAGATTTACCTGGACATCAGCAAAAATTAATTACAGCGCTTTCTAAAACAGGTAAACCATTAATTGTTGTTTTGATAAACGGACATCCACTATCTGTAAATTATGCAGACAGACAAGCAGATGCCATTCTTCAAGGGTGGTTTCCTGGAGAGTTTGGAGGACAGGCGATTGCAGAAATTATTTTTGGAAACTATAACCCAGGGGGGCACCTTCCTGTTACCATGCTAAAAACTGTAGGTCAGATTCCTTTTAATTTCCCGTACAAACCAAATGCCCATGCGGGACAAGCTAAAGAAGGACCTAATGGTACTGGTAAAAGCAGAATAGTGACTGAATTATACCCTTTTGGTCATGGTTTAAGCTATACTACTTTTGGGTATAGCAACTTAAAAATAAACAATAAACTAACTACCAAATCAGGCACATTAACGGTTAATTTTGAGGTAGAGAACACAGGAGATAGGGCAGGTGATGTCGTACCGCAATTCTATATAAACGATGAAGTAAGTTCTCTCACTGTTTACAAGTGGCAACTAAGAGGATTTAAAAGAATTCATCTAAAACCTAATGAAAAGAGAACCGTTTCATTCACTATAACGCCAAAAGCATTAGAATTTATAAACTTGGATCGTGAATTTGTAGTTGAAAAGGGTGTTTTTAATATAGCCATAGGTAATTCTTCAACAGACTTTCAATTAAAAGGTAGTTTTAATATTGATGAATAGCGTGAATATAAAAACTGAAGACTAAAATTTAAAATAGTACTCTTTTTTGAAAAAGACACGAATGTCACGAATTTTCACTAATTAACCTTTCTATCGACAGATTTCAAACCTACATGGGCTAAGGGATTCTTGTGAATTCGTGACATTCGTGTCTAACTTTTATTTATTTCATTTTTCTTTCTAACGGAAATTCAGGATGAGGCGTTCGAGCTTTTAACATAAGCGCTTTCAAAGCATCTCCTTTCTCTAAATTTTGAGAATAGATATTTTTAGCTTCTTCAGGATCTTCTTTTAGATTATATAATTCGTAATCACGTCCAACAAAATAAATAAGTTTCCAATCTCCTTGTATAATTGCTTGAATAGGACCTCTACTTTCATTGAATTCCCAATATAAATAATCATGTTTTTGCTGGGCTGTACTGTTTATTAATGTAGGTAAGAAAGATTTTCCATCAATTTGCGAGGAAGGTACTATACCTGCAATATCACAGGCAGTGGGTAAAAAATCCCAAAAAGCCGAAACATAGTCTGTTTTACTTCCAGCTTTTATCTTATTCGGCCAACGAGCAACAAAAGGCATTCGGATACCTCCTTCATATAAATCCCGTTTCCTTCCTCTAAAGACGCCATTACTATTAAAAAACTCATTATCGGTATTATCATACTCATGTCCGTTGTCACTGGTGAATATGACCAATGTATTGTCATCTACTCCAAGCTCCTTAAGTTTTTTCATAACCAACCCCACATCTTTATCCATTCTGCTAACCATGGAAGCATAAGTAACATGCCCGTTTTTATCGTTACGGTAATGCCCCATTTTCATTTCCCTTAATGGCCAATCTTGATCTTGATATTGTTTCTTTTCAACTTCTGGAATTGTTAACTCGTAATGAGGAATGGTGTAAGCCAGGTATAAAAAGAAAGGTTGATCTGAAGATTGGTTATCTAAGAATTCTAATGCATTATTTGTAAAAAGGTTTTGAGAATACGTGCCTTTTTTATCCATCATGACATTACCTTCTATAGTAATCTGTTTATCATTTTTCCATATTTTTTCCGGGTAATAATGATGGGCATTAAGATGTTGATTAAACCCATAAAAATAATCGAACCCTTGTAGATTTGGTATACCCTCAGTAAGATTTTCTGCAAGACCCCATTTGCCAATGATGGCTGTATTATAGTTAGCTCGTTTAAGTTCTTCAGCCACTGTAATATCACTACTGGAAATATCTACAGGATTTCCTGACTTAGTCCATCTGGGATTTCCTCGTACCGTTGCATGTCCCGTGTGCATACCGGTCATGAGGCTTGCTCGTGATGGCCCACAAACGGTTGAACCGGCATAATGTCGTGTAAAAACAATCCCTTCTTCTGCCATCTGATCGAGAACTGGTGTTTTAATTTTTTGCTGTCCATTAAAACCGACATCCCCATAACCTAAGTCATCTGCCAAAATAAAAATGATATTGGGTTTAGAAATTTCTTTCTTCTTTATTCCAGACTCTTTCTTATTAGATTGGCATCCTACAATGAGTATTGAAAGTGACACCAACCTTATTAAAGTATATAGCTTCATAGGGATTTATGCTCCAGTTATTAAATTGATTTGGTTATATTTATTAATGAGTAAATATATTCATTAATCTTATAATATCCCTATGGCTATGTTGTTGGTATTAGTTAATGCTTTTAATTTCTATTAATGGCAGATGATGTTATGAGAGATTTTCTAACATTACTATTTTTTAAGACATATCGCATTCTTGTTACTTGATTTTTAGTGAACATATTCATACAGGCATCATCGGTATAATCCATGTAATTTTGAGTGAGTACAGATTCTCCATTACAAGATAAATTTGCCAAACCATCACAATTTTCAGTTCTTCTAGATACAGGTGGAGTATCTTCACAATAATCATCAAAGTCTAAACAATTGGCATTTTCTATCTTCCCCCAAAGGTGTTTTAAACCTAAAAAATGTCCCATTTCATGAGTAAACGTTCGACCAAGATTTGAACCACCTACTAAATCTGAAGTGCCAAAATGAGGAGTAGCAATCATTATTCCGGTAGTGCCGTCAGGGTTTGCATCTATAAGACCTGGTAAATTTGCCTTTGGGACAGAAGATTGACCTAAAGCTGTATTTGGTTCAAAAGGAAATACCCAAACATTAATATAATCCTGTTTATTCCAATATCCATAATAAGGGAGATCATCAAAAAACCAATCATTTTCTGTGTCAATAAAGATATCATTTAAGTTCACTCTATTAATGCCATCGGTTTGGTCTCCATTAGGATCTATTTCTGCTAATTTAAATTCTATTTTAGTATCTGCTCCTAAAGGATGTATATTGTAACCTAGAGTCCCTTCTTTTTTTCTGAAATCATCGTTTAGTGTTTTAATTTGACCAATAATACGTTCATTTGATAGGTTATAGCCAGTTCCAACTTCTTGTCCTGTATGTACAATATGAATAACAACGGGAAGTGTGTAAACGGTTTCTGTTGTTTCTTCTGGATGTTCAACTCCATCACCTTTAGAACAGCTGAATAGTATTATGCTTGATAATGCTATTAGAATAGAATTTCTTATCATTTTTTGGTTATATTATTTTTTTAAAATTTTTCTGGAAATTGTAATATTATCGGCTTCAAAGATTATTGCATGTAACCCTTGATTTAAATTGGATAAATCAAGTTGTTCAAAATTTACTTTTTCTTCCATGGCTAACTTTCCAAGAGTGTTATAAACTTTGATTCTGTTTAGTTTAATAGCATCAGGTGTTTTTATTCTTAACATGTTGCTTACAGGATTTGGATAGCATACTATTTCCATATCATTTTCAATAGTATCTACCCCTAAAAGGCCACAATTTTCACTATAGCTAGTAGTGTCATTTTTAGACCAAGAGACAACATTGTTAGAAAAACCTACATCGTCAACTTGTATACATGATAAATTGATGTTGTCTTGTGCAAACATGGTGAGTAATAAGTTGTTATTTCCGTTTTTAAGATTAAGGCTGGTCAACTGATTTGTATAACACCAAAAGTTAATAAGGTTGTGGTTATTAGAAACATCTAAATCGGTTAATTGATTAAATGCACAGTACAAAGTTATGAGCTTAGAGTTATTAGAAACATCTAAAGTTGTTAAGTTGTTAACCAAACAATTTAGAATTTCAAGATTATGATTTTTAGAAACATCTAAAGTTGTTAATTGATTGAAATCACAATATAACTCTATAAGGTTTGTGAATTGCTCTATTCCTTCTAATGAAGCAATATTTTGAGATGAAACATTCAATTTTAATATGGCTTCAGCCTCGGCAATTTGTATTTCGTTATCATTGTTGGTGTCAACATCGTCATTGTAAATGCCATCTCCATTTGTGTCTACACACATCGTGTTTATTAATGCATTCTTAAAATTGGCATTGGGAATGGTTATAATTTGAGCCTGAATTTGTTGATTAAAGACCAATAATGTAAGAGATAAATAAATGTTTTTCATTTTTTGATGCTTATTGTAATTGAATGTTAAAGGATTGATTTTTTCGCTTGATATCACGAATACTTATGATTTTGAATTGGCTTGCAAGGTAATTTCTAATCTTCATTTAAAACATAGGGGATATACTCCATTTTTTGTGCATTTAGGACATTATATAGTCTATGAAAAGCTTACCAATTTTGAATATTGAACAGCTTGAGGAAGCTGAATCTTTATCTGATTTTTATTGTAATAACTTAGGTTTGCATTTAAAAAAGAATAAATCAATCGGAAAATCCGTAGGGTTTTCCGAGTACACACAGAACAAGCAATTTACTATACACGTCTTAAGTTCGTACTTCAATTGGTAAGTTTAATTCTATTTACAACTAGAGCTGCTACAAACAGCCCAATACCATATATACAATGGATAATAAGACTCATTAATCTAGCTTTATTCGGGTCGGGTAAATTTGAACCTGCAACACCAAACCCAAATGCAGGTTGCATTATAAAAAATGATGCAACCATTGTTAGCAAGCCAATAACCAAAGCAGGGAAAAGAGAGGGATTATCAAGCCATTTTTTTCCAAACAGTATTACCAATAAAAAAGTGAAAGCAATCCCTATAGAATAATGAGCTGTCTGTCCGATAATTTGTTCATACTTAATGGCTGCTGAATCAAAGATTTTATTATGATTAAATTTTCCGTTAAACATATGTCCAATCCAGCGACCTAGAAATTTATAGTCAAGGCCTTTAATCCCGAACAGTTTTAAAACAAAGGCGTAGATATCCATTGTAATAGTAGCTCCAATTCCTATTACTATGATTTTAAGTATTGTATTCATCTTTTATTAATTTGTTAAATTCTTCGCAAAGGTGACTTGGAATTCAACTATCTTAATAGGATAAATTTCAAAAAGAATGGTACTTATTTAAAATTCTGCCGAAATACTTGAGGCGTGTAACCCGTATACCTTTTAAAAAACCGAATAAAGTAAGCCGGGTCTTCGTAGCATAATTTAAAAGCAATTTCATTTATTTGATTAGATGTTGCCAACAACAATCTTTTTGCCTCAAGAATAATTTGTTCATTTATTAATTGAGAACTTGTCTTACCTAACAAGTTTTTGGTAATGGCATTTAGTTTGTATGGAGTAATGTGGAGCATTTCTGAATATTCGGTTACTTGTTTATTTGTACATATTTGACTTTCCAATAGTTGTACAAATTTGTCTAAGAGTTCCTGCTCATATGGGTCGTTCTGTTCTTTTAGCGTATTGTTTTCCAGAACATCTCGCATCAATTCTATAAATAGTATGTCCAAATTAGCTTTAATCACTTCTTCATATCCTGCTTTCTTTTGAATAAATTCGTCGAAAATATATTTGGAAACAGATAAAATCTTACCAAATTTTTGATTGCCCAAATTGTAGTAATTATGCTGAACCACCTTCCAGAATATTTCTTTTTTATAGTTATAGATAGACGAGTAAAAGTTAAAATCAAATGTAATTAGGTAGCCTTTGCTTCCTTTTTCAAGAATTAATTCATGAACTTGCCCAGGACGGATTAAGGAAATTGTATTTGGGACTACGGGATAATCATTAAAATCAATATGGTGTTTACCGCTTGCTTCTTCTAAGACCATAAGAAAAAAGAAATCATGACGATGCAAACCCTCTTCCATATTTTTGTCTACAAGTAAATCTCCAAGATTAATAATCTCGAAATTTCCCGAAAAAAGAGGTTCTTTTGTTTTTCGAATGGTGATTTCTTGCATTTAGTAAGATGATGTTTGTGGTGTTTTTAGTAATTATTGCCGACGGTTTGTATATGGTGCGTATCCCAAAGAGTATGTATTATATAGCATGTTATGCAAATTTTATTATCCTTTTATTTCTAGGGTTTCTAAAAATAAATCAATGATTCCTTTATCATCTTTATGATCTTCGCTCAACAGCATTGTTACTACAATTATCCCCTCATCTTTTGCTCCGTAAGTAGCCACTGTGTAAATCTCCTTTTCTCCTTTGTAAGTTAAAGTAGTTTGAATACCTACTATTGTTTGGCCACTTTTTAGTTTTCTCTTAAATGGCTTTTCAGTTTTAGTGTAACCGTAATTGACACTTTCTTTAGTAATTTCATTCATCATTAATTGTGTCAAACTACTTGGATCAAGTGTTTTATATTTTTGAACCATAAAACCATTTCCCGTAGATTTCATAATCATACATTGCTCAATACCTTCTTCAATTTTAGAATCCGATACACTAAGTGATTTGTCATGACTAAAAGAAATCATATCATCTGAATAAGTTAATATCTCGGGCTGTGTGATTTTAATTGTCAATTTTTCCCCTGAAGATATTTTATACTGAATATTTTTATTGAGGTCAACTAGAATTGAGTCGTTATTGATAATTATGATATAATTCCCTTTGTTTTGAGAATAACTTATTAGGCTAATTAGTAATGCTCCTATGGCGAAAATGTTTTTTATCATTTTTTCTATTTTTATGTTCGTTAAGGGACATGTTTTACACAAGTTAAAAGCTTTGATTTTAGCATTATCTCGCCTATTTTTTATACATTGTTAGCACCTTTTTATTTTTTACTGTTTTTCTTAGCTACTATAAAGTAACTAGATGCACCTTTGTAGATCTTTTCCGAATCAACAGTCTGAAAGTTTTTATTTATGATTAAATCATCTAAATCAGAACTTTTAAGTCTTCTTATAGGAACCGGAATTATTCCAATTCGACACATTATTTGAACAAGTCGAATTTGCAAACCAACTAAAAATGACAATTTACCTCCTAAACAAGGTGTTACAGAAATAAACAAACCATTAGGCTTTAATAATTCATCTATTCTTTGTACAACATCTTTGGGATTAGGAATAGTGTGCAACATATTGAAAGCTAGTATTCTATCATAAGATTCTTTTTTGTGTTTTTCATCAAAAATATCCGTTTGAGAGAAAGTTACATTTTCAATTTTTTTATCGACTGCCTTTTCTTTAGCAATTTCAATCATCTTTGATGATATGTCAATTGCGTGTATTTCTTTAACATAGCCGGCAATTTCACAAGATACTGTACCTGTTCCACATCCGTAATCTAAAACAACATTACTATTCTCTAAATACTTTTTAGCGTTTTTTCGAGACTTACTATGAATATATTCAAAACGTTCTTCTGTTTTGTCGTAGTTTTTTGAAGCACTATCCCAAAATTTTTTTGATTTATTCATTCGTTGTAATTTCTTGTTGTTTGTAATTGGTGCTAACGTAGGTATATACACCAGCATACATACCCTTACTATATATACACCAAATATACATAAATAGACAAGAGCGTAAAGACGTTTTGTAGAACTTAAAAACTATTATTTAAAGCCTCACCTTTATATTAAAATAAACGATACTCTAATGTTGCATTTTAATTAAATACCTTCCGGCTTTAGAAAGGTTTGTCTTTGTTTCCATATTTTTAATAACCTCCTTTATTGTGGGTATAGATGCTTTTATGATATCTGGATCCATAGTTCTTAAACTATTCATAACATGGAGAGACACCCTTTTGTTTTTACTTTGTAAGGCCTCAATTAAAACAGGCAAAACAGATGAAGATTCGCCTAGACCATATAACGCTTCGGCAGCAGTAATACGTACATCAGGACTTGTATCTTTTAGCAGTTTCATTAGATCTTTTTTACCAGTGACAGCATCTTTGCCTAAAATTAAACAACCCAAAGTCCCCCAATATCTTATAACAGGATTTTCATCATGCGTAAAACTAATAAGTTCCTTTAGTTTGTTTTTATCTTGTAATGCAGCTACATCTGCAGCTTGTTTAATTTTTTTGTAATCATAGGCATCAGAATGTACATAATCATATATAAGTTGATGGTCGTTTATAGACCATAATTGACCTTCCGGAATGAAGCCAGAGTCTTTAATTGAGTACATCCAATCATTTGTTTCTTCTCGCATTTTATCAAGCACATCTTTATATTCAGGATTATTAACTAAATTGTTAACTTCCCAAGGATCTTTGGTCGTATCATAAAGTTCTTCGGTAGGTTTTTTATTCCAAAAGATACTTTGTGTTTCGTTGCATTTACCCAGTTTATATACTTCTTCCCAAGATTTGCTTGATGGTGCTCTCCATTGATATTCTAAAAAATCACCATACATTCGGTGAGGCATATAATTTTTTATATATCGATATTGTTTATTTCTTACAGCTCTTACTTTATCAAATCGTTCGTCCATTCTATCACTAAATAAATGCACGTATTCACGAGGTTTTGCTTGCTGATTTCCTAAAAAGGCTTGTCCTTGCATATAATCTGGAACTTTAACATCGGTAAGACTTAATATGCTTGGTGCTAAATCAACAAAACTTACCAATCTGTCTAATTGCGTGTTAGGCTTTGCAGGAGCAAGATGTTTATACTTTTCAGGAAATCGCCAAATCATAGGGACATGGGTTCCGGTTTCATAAACAAATCGTTTGCTTCTGGCTAAAATTCCACCGTGATCACTATAATAAGCCACTATGGTATTTTCCGCTAAACCGGCATCGTCAAGTTCTTTCAGCACATCTGCAACTTGACTATCCATATCTTCAATCTTATCATAAAATTGTGCCCAGTCATGCCTTATTTCAGGCGTATCTGGATGATAAGGTGGTAATTTTACCTTGGCAGGATCATGTCTTAACAGACTATCATGTTTTGTTTTATGTAGCGAGCTTTCATGACTAACACCAATATTAAATATGGCAAAAAAGGGTTGCTCTTCTTTTCTGTTTTTATAATGCGCTTTTGTTGAAGATTCATCCCAGACTCCTTTAGGTATGCTTGTATTGTAATCTGTTTTACTATTGTTAGTAGTATAATATCCTTCCTTTTTAAGGTATTCGGGAAAGAACTTTATAAACTCAGGAATGTTATATTTACTACGCATATTCTGTGTTCCCATGGTTGTGGGATACATCCCAGAAATAATGGTTGATCGGGCTGCGGCGCATACTGGTGCATTTGCAAAAGCATTTGTGTACAGAATACCCTCTGAAGCCAATTTATCTAAGTTTGGGGTTGTTGCGTTAGCATCACCATAGCATCCTAAATATGGACTATTATCTTCGCTAACAATCCATAATATGTTTGGTCTATCTTCAGCTTTATTTTCAGATTTTTCTTGTTTACAGGAATTGATAGTAAGTAATAGTAGAGTTGCAACCATTGAGGCATTAAAGCCAAAAAATATTCTTTTCATTTGAAGTGAATTTGAATGGAATTTGAACATAAAATGATGTTATTAAGATGTTTGGAGCAACATATCATAGATAAAACTCAAACATCTTAAATTAATGAATAAAAATATAATATTCGGACTATTGTTTTTAATACTATTTAAGCATAATCATAACTTTTTTACTCATAAGAGTCTGTTTATAGGTCACATTTCATGATAGAAATGGTATTTGGTCTTATTTCTTTGGCTATTGGTTTAATTGGTTGTTATATTTACACGTTATACGATGAAGTAATATGAAATTTCTCTCTTTAATTATTTGTTTTATATTATCAAATAATATTTTTTCACAAGAAGTGTCTATTCCTACAGAATTTCTTGAGGACGGTAGTCTATTTAAAAGTTTTAATGAATTGTCTCAACCTTTAGCTCAATTTAAAGAGAATGAAAAGTGTATTGTTACGGGCTATATGGGTAAGAATATATATAAAGTCATATATAAAGAGTGGGTGGGGTTTGTAGATTCTGATTTTTTATCAGTTAACGAGGAAATGATGGATTTATATTATGCTAATGAAGAAAAAGAATTAAAGAAGGCTATTGAAGAAGATGAAAAGAGAAAGGAAAAAATAAGAGAGGTCATAAGAAAAAGAGAAGAAAAAGAAAGAGCTCAGGATTCTATCATTAAAGCGAGGAAACAAGAAGCTGAATTGAAAGAAAAACAGAGGATTCAGGACTCCATTAGTAAAGTTAATGAAGAAGCGAAACGCCAGCAAGAGTTATTATTAGCAAAAGCCAGAAGACAAGAGGCAGCATTAAAAGAAAGACAACGGATTCAGGACTCCATTAGTAAGGCTGAGGAAGCCGCGAAACGCCAGCAAGAATTATTAGCAAAAGCCAAAAGGCAAGAAGCAGCATTAAAAGAAAGGCAACGGATTCAGGACTCCATTAGTAAGGCTGAGGAAGCCGCGAAACGCCAGCAAGAGGAGTTATTGGCAAAAGCCAGAAGGCAAGAGGCTGCATTAAAAGAAAGGCAACGGATTCAGGATTCTATTAGTAAGGCTGAGGAAGCCGCGAAACGCCAGCAAGAGGAGTTATTGGCAAAAGCCAGAAGGCAAGAGGCTGCATTAAAAGAAAGACAGCGGATTCAAGATTCCATTAGCAAAGCTAAAGAAGCAGCGAAACGCCAGCAAGAAGAGTTATTGGCAAAAGCCAGAAAGCAAGAGGCCGCATTAAAAGAAAGACAACGGATTCAGGACTCCATTAATAAGGTTGAGGAAGCCGCGAAACGCCAGCAAGAGGAGTTATTGGCAAAAGCCAGAAGGCAAGAGGCTGCATTAAAAGAAAGACAACGGATTCAGGACTCCATTAGTAAGGTTGAGGAAGCCGCGAAACGCCAGCAAGAGGAGTTATTGGCAAAAGCCAGAAGGCAAGAGGCTGCATTAAAAGAAAGACAACGGATTCAGGATTCTATTAGTAAGGTTGAGGAGGCAGCGAAACGTAAGCAAGAGGAGTTATTGGCAAAAGCCAGAAGAGAAGAGGCTGCATTAAAAGAAAGACAACGGATTCAGGACTCCATTAATAAGGCTGAGGAAGCAGCAAAACGCCAGCAAGAGGAGTTATTGGCAAAAGCCAGAAGGCAAGAGGCCGCATTAAAAGAAAGACAAAGGGTTCAGGATTCCATTAGTAAGGCTGAGGAAGTAGCAAAACGCCAACAAGAGGAGTTATTGGCAAAAGCCAGAAGGCAAGAGGCTGCATTAAAAGAAAGACAAAGGGTTCAGGATTCCATTAGTAAGGCTGAGGAAGCCGCAAAACGCCAACAAGAGGAGTTATTGGCAAAAGCCAGAAGGCAAGAGGCTGCATTAAAAGAAAGACAAAGGGTTCAGGATTCCATTA from Flavivirga spongiicola encodes:
- a CDS encoding DUF2938 domain-containing protein; protein product: MNTILKIIVIGIGATITMDIYAFVLKLFGIKGLDYKFLGRWIGHMFNGKFNHNKIFDSAAIKYEQIIGQTAHYSIGIAFTFLLVILFGKKWLDNPSLFPALVIGLLTMVASFFIMQPAFGFGVAGSNLPDPNKARLMSLIIHCIYGIGLFVAALVVNRIKLTN
- a CDS encoding M43 family zinc metalloprotease — encoded protein: MIRNSILIALSSIILFSCSKGDGVEHPEETTETVYTLPVVIHIVHTGQEVGTGYNLSNERIIGQIKTLNDDFRKKEGTLGYNIHPLGADTKIEFKLAEIDPNGDQTDGINRVNLNDIFIDTENDWFFDDLPYYGYWNKQDYINVWVFPFEPNTALGQSSVPKANLPGLIDANPDGTTGIMIATPHFGTSDLVGGSNLGRTFTHEMGHFLGLKHLWGKIENANCLDFDDYCEDTPPVSRRTENCDGLANLSCNGESVLTQNYMDYTDDACMNMFTKNQVTRMRYVLKNSNVRKSLITSSAINRN
- a CDS encoding arylsulfatase, with protein sequence MKLYTLIRLVSLSILIVGCQSNKKESGIKKKEISKPNIIFILADDLGYGDVGFNGQQKIKTPVLDQMAEEGIVFTRHYAGSTVCGPSRASLMTGMHTGHATVRGNPRWTKSGNPVDISSSDITVAEELKRANYNTAIIGKWGLAENLTEGIPNLQGFDYFYGFNQHLNAHHYYPEKIWKNDKQITIEGNVMMDKKGTYSQNLFTNNALEFLDNQSSDQPFFLYLAYTIPHYELTIPEVEKKQYQDQDWPLREMKMGHYRNDKNGHVTYASMVSRMDKDVGLVMKKLKELGVDDNTLVIFTSDNGHEYDNTDNEFFNSNGVFRGRKRDLYEGGIRMPFVARWPNKIKAGSKTDYVSAFWDFLPTACDIAGIVPSSQIDGKSFLPTLINSTAQQKHDYLYWEFNESRGPIQAIIQGDWKLIYFVGRDYELYNLKEDPEEAKNIYSQNLEKGDALKALMLKARTPHPEFPLERKMK
- a CDS encoding helix-turn-helix domain-containing protein, translating into MQEITIRKTKEPLFSGNFEIINLGDLLVDKNMEEGLHRHDFFFLMVLEEASGKHHIDFNDYPVVPNTISLIRPGQVHELILEKGSKGYLITFDFNFYSSIYNYKKEIFWKVVQHNYYNLGNQKFGKILSVSKYIFDEFIQKKAGYEEVIKANLDILFIELMRDVLENNTLKEQNDPYEQELLDKFVQLLESQICTNKQVTEYSEMLHITPYKLNAITKNLLGKTSSQLINEQIILEAKRLLLATSNQINEIAFKLCYEDPAYFIRFFKRYTGYTPQVFRQNFK
- a CDS encoding class I SAM-dependent methyltransferase, producing MNKSKKFWDSASKNYDKTEERFEYIHSKSRKNAKKYLENSNVVLDYGCGTGTVSCEIAGYVKEIHAIDISSKMIEIAKEKAVDKKIENVTFSQTDIFDEKHKKESYDRILAFNMLHTIPNPKDVVQRIDELLKPNGLFISVTPCLGGKLSFLVGLQIRLVQIMCRIGIIPVPIRRLKSSDLDDLIINKNFQTVDSEKIYKGASSYFIVAKKNSKK
- a CDS encoding sulfatase-like hydrolase/transferase, which translates into the protein MKRIFFGFNASMVATLLLLTINSCKQEKSENKAEDRPNILWIVSEDNSPYLGCYGDANATTPNLDKLASEGILYTNAFANAPVCAAARSTIISGMYPTTMGTQNMRSKYNIPEFIKFFPEYLKKEGYYTTNNSKTDYNTSIPKGVWDESSTKAHYKNRKEEQPFFAIFNIGVSHESSLHKTKHDSLLRHDPAKVKLPPYHPDTPEIRHDWAQFYDKIEDMDSQVADVLKELDDAGLAENTIVAYYSDHGGILARSKRFVYETGTHVPMIWRFPEKYKHLAPAKPNTQLDRLVSFVDLAPSILSLTDVKVPDYMQGQAFLGNQQAKPREYVHLFSDRMDERFDKVRAVRNKQYRYIKNYMPHRMYGDFLEYQWRAPSSKSWEEVYKLGKCNETQSIFWNKKPTEELYDTTKDPWEVNNLVNNPEYKDVLDKMREETNDWMYSIKDSGFIPEGQLWSINDHQLIYDYVHSDAYDYKKIKQAADVAALQDKNKLKELISFTHDENPVIRYWGTLGCLILGKDAVTGKKDLMKLLKDTSPDVRITAAEALYGLGESSSVLPVLIEALQSKNKRVSLHVMNSLRTMDPDIIKASIPTIKEVIKNMETKTNLSKAGRYLIKMQH
- a CDS encoding T9SS type A sorting domain-containing protein, whose protein sequence is MKNIYLSLTLLVFNQQIQAQIITIPNANFKNALINTMCVDTNGDGIYNDDVDTNNDNEIQIAEAEAILKLNVSSQNIASLEGIEQFTNLIELYCDFNQLTTLDVSKNHNLEILNCLVNNLTTLDVSNNSKLITLYCAFNQLTDLDVSNNHNLINFWCYTNQLTSLNLKNGNNNLLLTMFAQDNINLSCIQVDDVGFSNNVVSWSKNDTTSYSENCGLLGVDTIENDMEIVCYPNPVSNMLRIKTPDAIKLNRIKVYNTLGKLAMEEKVNFEQLDLSNLNQGLHAIIFEADNITISRKILKK
- a CDS encoding coiled-coil domain-containing protein is translated as MKFLSLIICFILSNNIFSQEVSIPTEFLEDGSLFKSFNELSQPLAQFKENEKCIVTGYMGKNIYKVIYKEWVGFVDSDFLSVNEEMMDLYYANEEKELKKAIEEDEKRKEKIREVIRKREEKERAQDSIIKARKQEAELKEKQRIQDSISKVNEEAKRQQELLLAKARRQEAALKERQRIQDSISKAEEAAKRQQELLAKAKRQEAALKERQRIQDSISKAEEAAKRQQEELLAKARRQEAALKERQRIQDSISKAEEAAKRQQEELLAKARRQEAALKERQRIQDSISKAKEAAKRQQEELLAKARKQEAALKERQRIQDSINKVEEAAKRQQEELLAKARRQEAALKERQRIQDSISKVEEAAKRQQEELLAKARRQEAALKERQRIQDSISKVEEAAKRKQEELLAKARREEAALKERQRIQDSINKAEEAAKRQQEELLAKARRQEAALKERQRVQDSISKAEEVAKRQQEELLAKARRQEAALKERQRVQDSISKAEEAAKRQQEELLAKARRQEAALKERQRVQDSISKAEEAAKRQQEELLAKARRQEAALKDRQRIQDSISKAREAAELIEKQRVQSLVSKARKEAKRQQELLAAEKNKKVEVNESTNIERIKFRSTCHYAINRYDEFDRKVYIRTDPYSISDDLTVELYKYGQKESIFFNSPKDLGCVSYFSNNRSSVRVTLENNQTVTFYHTWDMECGEFLFRGNLSKSKIIHLKKSPIKSILLKGTKGTLNITDIDYKEFFIDKLKCIE
- a CDS encoding uL13 family ribosomal protein; translation: MIKNIFAIGALLISLISYSQNKGNYIIIINNDSILVDLNKNIQYKISSGEKLTIKITQPEILTYSDDMISFSHDKSLSVSDSKIEEGIEQCMIMKSTGNGFMVQKYKTLDPSSLTQLMMNEITKESVNYGYTKTEKPFKRKLKSGQTIVGIQTTLTYKGEKEIYTVATYGAKDEGIIVVTMLLSEDHKDDKGIIDLFLETLEIKG